The Anomaloglossus baeobatrachus isolate aAnoBae1 chromosome 5, aAnoBae1.hap1, whole genome shotgun sequence genome includes the window gatctgcttgccttccagccacggctggaacgcctttagggcaagatacactgcccttatctccagaacattgatctgaagggaggactctgtctgagtccaggtaccctgagccctgtggtggagaaagaccgctccccaccctgacagactcgcgtccgtcgtgaccaccgcccaggatgggggtaggaaggatttccccttcgacaatgaagtgggaagaagccaccaccgaagagaggctttggctgcctgagagagggagacgttactgtcgagggacgtcgacttcctgtcccatttgcggagaatgtcccattgaagtggacgcagatgaaactgcgcaaaaggaactgcctccattgctgccaccatcttccctaggaagtgcatgaggcgtctcaaggggtgtgactggccttgaaggagagattgcacccctgtctgtagtgaacgctgtttgtccagcggaagcttcactatcgctgagagagtatgaaactccatgccgagatatgtcagcgattgggccggtgtcagatttgacttcgggaaattgatgatccacccgaatctctggagagtctccagagcaatgttcaggctgtgttggcatgcctctcgagagggtgccttgacaagcagatcgtctaagtaagggatcaccgagtgtccctgagagtgtaggactgctaccactgttgccatgaccttggtgaagacccgtggggctgtcgccaggccaaaaggcagtgccacgaactgaaggtgttcgtcccctatggcgaaacgcaggaagcgctgatgctctggtgcaatcggtacgtggagataagcatctttgatgtcgattgatgctaggaaatctccttgggacattgaggcgatgacggagcggagcgattccatccggaaccgcctggtttttccgtgtttgttgagcagtttgaggtccagaacaggacggaaagatccgtccttttttggcaccacaaacaagttggagtaaaaaccgtgaccctgttgctgaagaggaacagggatcaccactccttctgccttcagagtgcaaaccgcctgaagaagagcatcggctcgctcggggggcggagaagttctgaagaatcgagtcaggggacgagagctgaactctatcctgtaaccgtgagacagaatgtctctcacccaacggtcttgtacctgtggcagccaggcgtcgcaaaagcgggagagcctgccaccgaccgaggatgcggtgtgaagaggccgaaagtcatgaggaggccgctttgggagcggttcctccggcggtctttttaggacgtgacttagaccgccatgaatcggagttcgtctgacccttctgtggcctgttggacgaggaggatggagacctgcccgcgggccgaaaggaccgaaacctcgattgtaccttccgttgttgaggtctgtttggtttggactggggtaaggatgagtcctttcccttggattgtttaatgatttcatccaatcgctcaccaaacaggcagtcgccagaaaatggcaaaccggttaagaactttttggaagcagagtctgccttccattcacgtagccacatggccctgcggactgccaccgaattggcggatgctaccgccgtacggctcgcagagtccaggacagcattaatggcgtaggacgcaaacgccgacgcctgagaggttaaggacaccacttgcggagcagaggcacgtgtgactgcattaatctgcgagtgacaagctgagatagcttggagtgcccatacggctgcgaatgccggagcaaaagacgcgccgatagcttcatagatggatttcaaccagagctccatctgtctgtcagtggcatctttgagtgaagccccatcttccactgcaactatggatctagccgccagtctggagattggaggatccaccttgggacactgagcccagcccttgacaatgtcagggggggaagggataacgtgtgtccttaaggcgcttagaaaagcgcttatctggacaagctcggtgtttctggactgcctctctgaagtcggagtgatccagaaacgtactcattgtacgcttgggaaacctaaaacggaatttctcctgctgagaagctgactcctcaattggaggagctgggggagaaagatccaacacctgattgatggacgctataaggtcattcactatggcgtctccttcaggtgtatctaggttgagagcggcctcaggatcagaatcctgatctgccacctccgcttcatcctctagagagtcctcctgctgagaccctgagcagtgtgatgaagtcgagggattctcccagcgagcccgcttaggcggtctgggactgcggtccgtgtcagagacctcaccttgggacctatgagtcaccccaggagcaccttgctgctccaactgaggggggcctggggtcaatgattcaacagtgcccggggcctgtgttacaggtctggactgcaaagcttctagtatcttagcagaccatttatccatactctcagagagtttgtcagcgaatactgcaaactccgtccctgtcaccttgacagtggtagcaggtggttccacttgggccaccagtggcagaggctccggctgagtaagtgccacaggggccgagcattgcacacaatgagggtaggtggaacctgccggtaacatagccgcacatgaggtacaggttgcaaagtaagcctgtgctttggcacccttgctttttgcggacggcatgttgtctcctctgagtacaatccgggagggtatatagccaaaaaccaacagtgcgaccgtacagagtaaatgtatagcatataagcatatatatatacacttcggcacccagggggtccagcacctagaaacaggtgcggcttaccgaccgctcaaagcggttgtgtgaccaccagattccctgcctgggcctcccagagccgtgttgtctctcctctccagcttcagaagtgctgacaggaatggctgccggcgttctgtgaggaggagggggccgtgggcgtgccctagaaagtgcgggaatctggtgccccacggtgctcagtgaggggggaggaggatacaaagtatgctcctgcgctcagcgctgacgtccagtgcagcgtcccgcccttcccctgactggcaggcccgggggcgggagtatgcggtactaggccgcagaagccggggactaaagttataagcgcggccggcaaacaagcgcggccagcgcggtagtcccggcgcactaacacacccagcagtgctgcagcgtgtatgacacaagcgctccatgcgccgtccccaaggggacacagagtacctcacagtagcagggccttgtccctgacgatacccggctcctgtccagcagattccccaggggctgcggagggagcacggtcccagtgcctggagaccgattaggatcccacttcacccagagccctgaaagggatggggaaggaaaacagcatgtggctcctgcctatgtacccgcaatgggtacctcaaccttaacagcaccgccgaccagagtggggtgagaagggagcatgccgggggccctgttatgggccctcttttcttccatccgatatagtcagcagctgctgctgactacattgtggagctatgcgtgcatgtgtgcctccttcgcacaaagcataaaaactgaggagcccgtgatgcacgggggggtgtataggcagaaggggaggggctttacacttttaagtgtaatactttgtgtggcctccggaggcagaagctatacacccaattgtctgggtctcccaatggagcgacaaagaaatgcaaaaTGGCACAGAATATCAATATGTAACATGTAGAAGACTGCTCCCTAGTGCCCCCCTACAGGATCACACCACTACTGCCGGGTGTACAATCCCCTCTTGCAGACGTCGCTGCTCCAAGATTCCCAATACTGGAATATTCTAAGGAATATACCCCTTAAAGAACTCTGTAAATTTTCTTTTTTGGGCTTCCATTCCAACCCCCCTGCTTCCAGAAGCCATCACTTTTGCATTTTCTGTCTACATACCGAtaagaggtcttgttttttgtgggagaAATTGGATTTTTACTAAAGTGCTGAGATAAAAAGGAGAAAAAGCTCAAATTTCCAAGCCAGGTGAAAttgtgcaaaacaaaaaaaaaaaacaacaaaaaacgcgAATCCGccattgttttttttgtggggttttACAGCATTGCCTGGTCCGGCAGCACAAGTCTTCAGATCAGTACCAGGACAGCAATGAccaacttttattttattttttttttttattattattattattttttattattttaatggcTTAAAAAAATTCTAAACTTTTTCCAAATCTTTTTCTTCTTCTCCAATTGActtatgtgagggcttattttttattGGGGTACATATGAAATTTTGATCAATTTGCATTTCTGGGTGGAGATGTGGCAACAAATAAACAGCAAATCCGGCTTTTCGCATTTATCATTATGGCGTTTACCATACGGGttttgatagatctgacttttTTGATAGGACAACATCGAatactttattttttcttatttttttaatatGTTATTTTTTGGAtggagaaaaaacttttttttttttatatatttttatttttgttgtccCTTGATTTAATTCCCACTATGAGCCAAGAACCTTGTACCACATAATGTAATAATTCAGTAATGtaactgtgacgcccctgaccttatcagggtgtgAAAGGGACCTGCACCactgtctctcatggtgcagaactcatcctccatggttaaTGGgaccctaactattggtattgttcccatcagcactcaaatcctaggcacacctcacaccacaccctgtcaggcacaccagtgggaggTCTAGCTGGAAcaaggccacccgcctaggggtcaggcagactggtgggagggacatagtcagtcaaGTAGTAGCTCccgaagagtgaggagctgagggagttgtagctccctgggagactttggttgggtctcagatggtggtctgggactgggTTGGAGACCCGATCGCAtgatattggagaagggtgcccagacttatgtgggcgtcacacgagacgaactatcgcgcgatgcatcgtcggggtcacggttttcgtgacgcacatccggcatcacttgtaacgtcgtttcgtgtgacacctccgagcgacgcagaatcgctcacaaattgttAGTCATGTACTcgttgcttatttttaaaaaattgtttatttttaatggcgccggttgttcatcgtacccggggcagcacacatcactccgtgtgacaccccgggaatgatgaacacagcttacctgcgtcccgcggctcccgccggctatgcggagggaaggaggtgggcgggatgtttacgtcccgctcatctccgccccttcacttctattggccgaccgctgtgtgacgtcactgtgacggcgaacgtccctcccccttcaggaagtggatgttcgccgcccacagcgaggtcgctcagcaggtaagtacgtgtgacgggggttcgcTCAtgtgatcacacgatagatcgtaccatgtgatgcCCGAATAAGTTTTGGAGAAGTCGGCACCAGAaaatccagtaaccggaccggtaccgagcacggcagggtacaggaccctagatcagggagtagcttcacgcaacctggtaattcacctgtggaggatagtctctttatgaactttccccaagagctcagagatcgaaggcatcaacacaacgagggggatagagcttatcagcttatgcggcctacagaaatcccaagcgtcagccatcgagagcacagctccactatttaaatatagggagcgggaccccgacagcttcaggccgagaggtcactcagaaacatctatctacatgtgcatggaggcaggctctagTCCACCAGACAATACCGGTGGGAACGGACTCCcgtacgagctccccagagtggcagcggcacccagagacttggtttacttctgtgtcagagtctgcttaatggtcgcaccaacatcttcacagcctgagtgagtacactgctctccctgagcCCTGCCTGCCCACACAGCCCGCACCATGCCATCCTCTCACCTATCctctagagtcccggggtctccccaacccgtggagggaacatcatcaggctgccccgctccatcttcctcgggtactcccttcggcagcggcggtactccccttactgcgaaccatgggtggcgtcacaaactccccCTAGTAAATATCCCTCTCTTTTACAAGCCCCCAGAtccggagaccatcgagccacagcaactctggatccgagcagttcgactgctgcaggggcggtacataacATATAGTGAATATCACATATGTATGACGCTGTGGTTTGGGTTCAAATCATAGGAGGTTGTGGTTGTGGCCTATGTGGTTGTGGTTCACAGGGTACCAAGCCTCCCATGGTCTTGTTGGGGGGGCTAGGAGGTGATGGAGGATGAACAGACACCCACCAGGATCGCTCCTGTTAGATATGGTCAGTGACACGTCTTTGGTTAATTAGCGGTGATGGGAGATGGCTCTGATCATGGATGTCAGGCGTTGGCACCTGCGGCATTGTTGGACTCTGGTCCTGATCCCGCTCCATGTGATTAAGCATGAAGAGGTTAATAGTCTTTTCTTTAGAATATTGTCAGTTATCCAGTATCAGACATCTCCGAGTAGCATCAAAGAGATTAAGATTTTTTTTATAGAGCCTGGGAAATCAGTGGTTGATTGATCTAGAAGATCTACAGAAATCCAGACTGAAGACACTGAAGGAAAAGAAGTGACTACATAGCCCCTAATGCCTGGTACTTACCATCTCCAAACTGTTGGAGCAGTTCATCCTTGGTCCAGTTGCAAGAAGTGATGATGAAACGACCATTCGGTTTTAATATTCTACATAatgactgtatatactgtctgCGTTTTTCTTCCGATCCGCTGGGATCCAGACTCACTGCATCGAAGGTGCCCTTATCCAAGCCAATGTCATACTGCTCCGGAGGACTGAAGGAACCCAGGAAATCTGCCACCTAAAACCAGACACCAGGTAATACCTCAGGAACAGCCAACAATGGAACTGGAGGCTCCCGAAAGTCAAAACCTTAAGGTGTAGATCATTTATACATCAATTAGGTGGGGGTTACCTGCTCAAGACCCCTCCATTTGCCAGAATGGACTCAAAGTGTCCTTGTATTACAAGGGCCACCTTTTGTCTGAATCGCCGCTATGTAACACTTGATTTCCCTGCAGCGGCCGCTGTCATCTATATACCAGGCTTTTACCGGGGATATCAGGAGTACCATGAATGTGACTGGATCTCATGACAAAATGTTTAAGGTTGAGTTCAcgtgtcctgtagtcatccgtcatcacaaatccatttgtaaaatagTTGTGCAAACACaccttttttgtccgttgttatttAGAACAGATGTCGGCCGGATCCATTTTTATCCTGTGGAGTCAATGGACAATGGATCTgtcaacagattgctatttatcgtccatttgtaacggatccgttacaaatgcaagaacaACGGATGGCTAAAGAGAAATGCGTATCGGATCCGTTGTCCGTAGTCTCCAATGTTTAAAGAACggatctggcagaaatcagtttcccaacggatccgttctaacggatgactacagcACATGCAAACATTTCCTAAATAGATGATCTGGTTGACAGCTCACATTTCCAAATACTTTAGGGCATTCTGATTTCTGGATATAGATCTGCTACACTGGGCATCCACAATTTAGAGGCAATTTGTGGCAGAAAATAAGCCAAGTAATAGGTGGGGTAAACTGGACATTTATCAAACAGTATGGACCATTTTCATACATTTTGGgagtttaaagggagcctgtcagcagATTTCTGTTCCCCAAAGTGATGTAACGTATGTTAGTTCAGTGTAATGCAGAATAAATCCAACTTTGTTTTAGCAATTCTTGATTCTGTTTATGTGCAGATGGCTTGGCCCTGCCCTTCCAGTTCTCCGGCCTCTCTCACCATTTCCCTGCCCTTCCAGTTCTCCGGCCTCTCTCACCATTTCCCTGCCCTTCCAGTTCTCCGGCCTCTCTCACCATTTCCCTGCCCTTCCAGTTCTCCGGCCTCTCTCACCATTTCCCTGCCCTTCCAGTTCTCCGGCCTCTCTCACCATTTCCCTGCCCTTCCAGTTCTCCGGCCTCTCTCACCATTTCCCTGCCCTTCCAGTTCTCCGGCCTCTCTCACCATGTCCCTGCCCTTCCAGTTCTCCGGCCTCTCTCACCATTTCCCTGCCCTTCCAGTTCTCCGGCCTCTCTCACCATTTCCCTGCCCTTCCAGTTCTCCGGCCTCTCTCACCATTTCCCTGCCCTTCCAGTTCTCCGGCCTCTCTCACCATATCCCTGCCTTTCCAGTTCTCCGGCCTCTCTCACCATTTCCCTGCCCTTCCAGTTCTCCGGCCTCTCTCACCATTTCCCTGCCCTTCCAGTTCTCCGGCCTCTCTCACCATTTCCCTGCCCTTCCAGTTCTCCGGCCTCTCTCACCATTTCCCTGTCCTTCCAGTTCTCCGGCCTCTCTCACCATTTCCCTGCCCTTCCAGTTCTCCGGCCTCTCTCACCATTTCCCTACCCTTCCAGTTCTCCGGCCTCTCTCACCATTTCCCTGCCCTTCCAGTTCTCCGGCCTCTCTCACCATTTCCCTGCCCTTCCAGTTCTCCGGCCTCTCTCACCATTTCCCTGCCCTTCCAGTTCTCCGGCCTCTCTCACCATTTCCCTGCCCTTCCAGTTCTCCGGCCTCTCTTACCATTTCCCTGCCCTTCCAGTTCTCCGGCCTCTCTCACCATATCCCTGCCCTTCCAGTTCTCCGGCCTTTCTCACCATTTCCCTGCCCTTCCAGTTCTCCGGCCTCTCTCACCATTTCCCTGCCCTTCCAGTTCTCCGGCCTCTCTCACCATATCCCTGCCCTTCCAGTTCTCCGGCCTCTCTCACCATTTCCCTGCCCTTCCAGTTCTCCGGCCTCTCTCACCATATCCCTGCCCTTCCAGTTCTCCGGCCTCTCTCACCATATCCCTGCCCTTCCAGTTCTCCGGCCTCTCTCACCATTTCCCTGCCCTTCCTGTTCTCCAGCCTCTCTCACCATTTCCCTGCCCTTCCAGTTCTCCGGCCTCTCTCACCATTTCCCTGCCCTTCCAGTTCTCCGGCCTCTCTCACCATTTCTCTGCCCTTCCAGTTCTCTGGCTTCTCTCACCATATCCCTGCCCGCTTTTGGCCTCCTCTTTTTGAATCGAAACAGATCAATGTTTATACCCCGATGCAATGAACTTTTTATTATAAATCAAATTAAGAGAAGATTGTTTTTAATCGGCGCAACCAGCTTTTCCTTTATTCTGGATACTCTTCTCTGATGTTGAGCAGGCGCAGTCATTCCCgcgggcggcgcatgcgcagattgatagTCCAGCTCTGGCAACATCATCTGGAGCTTAATGCGCGTGTCGGTGTGACATCTCTGGCGAGAAAGTGACCTGTCAGCCAGTGACAGGAGGCAGCGGGGAAAGGGAGCAATGATCCAAGCCCCCTTCACTAGTGCCTCATGGATTATATCAGTTTGGGGTTCAAAAACCTGCGGACAAGTTCCCTTTACGACCGTCCAGTCTAAGTTTGCACGGTTTATAAATCTGACCGTATTAATATATATTCCCCCATTGTTTGCACACTGCATAATGCTTTGTTTCCCCTCTAATGGTGCCTCAGCTAACAAAACACTTGCAGCCAAGTTTCCCCCAAAGactaaaaaaagttgtgtgcaaaaAATTTATGAGCTATGCTCAGGATAAGCGATAACTTATCGACCGGTGGGTTTACAACCACTGGGACCCACACAGATTGTCAGAACCGGGAATTTTTATCCCGGTTCTACTGGAGATGCAGTGCTCGACCTCCGCTCTATTTGTGCCTTAGGTGACCACTGTACTTGGCTTTTTCTAGCAACGCCATAAAAAATGaaggcagtggtgattgggcatccgaCCTGCTACTCCATTCTATAAGAGGGATAAAAATTGCCTGTTCTGCCGATAGGTACAGTCCCCTGCATCGGACCCCTGCAGATTAGTAAATTCCCTTAAGGCTGGAGTTTAACTTACGAGTGACCCGTGCGTGGATCGAGTCATATCATCcggcacggcctgacactctccgggcagtctgcatgtatttctatgcagctgcacgctttgTCTGGAGAGCGTGCGACCGCGCCAAGTGATACAAATTAATCCTTGCACGAGTCacttgtaaggcctgtttcacacgtcagtgattctgggacgtttgtgctttttttttctacgtaccagaatcactgacatacgcagacccattataatcaatggatctgctcacacatcagtgatttttcactgcacgtgtctctgtgcggcgtacacgcgtgtctgtgattgccgcacggagacgtctgtttttttctggcatcactgatgccccacggaccacactatgatgtgatccatgaaacacacaccagaaaaacacagacatttaaaataaaaatcatttttactcacccggctccagcggcgctctgtgcagcctgtgctgcctgctgcttctgagccggctcattactgtcgcgcatattcatgaatgcatgacacagccgacccggaagcagctgcagcgagggtcagcgccggccggatgctgcaccgcgggagcgttcagcaccaaggagagcgggagcgggcacaggtgagttgatctctatgtgcaatcacggagaacggagcccggattgaacatagacaacccacgtgtgccgtgaatcacggcacacggagggacatgggcgtgttttacacatcagtgaagaacgtctgtgtttttcactgacgtgaaacAGACCTAAGTCTGACTCCGGCTTAATGCTTAATATTGGATTAACAGTggttcttttttggggggtaactTGTAACCTGCCAATTTTTGTGGGACTCTAGTGACCAAACTGGATTGTAAAAGGTGCCAGCTCGGGTTCAGCCGGAGGAGCAATAATCAGTAATGCTGCATGAGTGAAGCTGCTCTGGGAACGGAGCTCTGCAGACACTGCAGCTTCACTACAGCCCCTCCAGAGCCTTTCACACTGTGATATTACAACGTCGCTGGATAGTGGGACTGAAGACATGACAATCTGAAGCAACTACAGGCGATATGGGAGCAAGGTCCCGGCTCGAGCCCGGAGCAGCTACACACTATATGAAGATTTCTAGCAAATGTGTGCGTTTCATTCTCTGATCCGGCTCATGCGCTTTCAAGAGCAACGGGACATTGTCATTTTTGGCCAAGGTGATAGATCACTTCTTGAGTCTCTCACCTGCAGATTTACACTTTGAGAAGCTCCTTCCTTTTCACATATGTTTCTTGCGAGCGCTATAGCATCTGAACAGTAGTCAATACCCGTGAGGTTGCTGTAGCCCGACTTTGCCTGTAGAACAATGATAATTATACAGAAAATGTCTGATCAGTGCAGAGATATTACGCAACAGGTACTGCAACGCACCAACTCCACCAGCAGCATGCCATTCCCTGTGCCAATGTCCACCATCGAGGTTGTCAGCGGTATCTTCTGTGCATTCATCCATCGCACAACCCGGGTCATACTACCTTCTCCAAACCTGTTACACAAAAGGCAGATTTAACATTTGCATACCCTGTATATACTGCATTTACCATACTCTACTCATCTCTGTACTATACATTACATACCCCTATCAAGAGTGATGTTAAAGGGAATGTCAGCAGTTTATTTGttatggaatctgagagcagcatgacgtaggggttgaaaccctgatttcagtgatgtgtcacttactgggttgcttggtgCAGTTTTAATAGAATCTCTGTTTTCCCTGCTGtgaatatgtagcagagctaggaatgctgagctgtgtataaccccggccCTGTCCAGTATTGTCATCTAGTAGCACAGGCTATGGAGGAAATCCCACGGTTCTGTT containing:
- the EEF1AKMT2 gene encoding EEF1A lysine methyltransferase 2 is translated as MTSPQHVPDLFHIAQMSEDFSPSVLGTKEHWDAVYSRELKTFEEDGDEGEIWFGEGSMTRVVRWMNAQKIPLTTSMVDIGTGNGMLLVELAKSGYSNLTGIDYCSDAIALARNICEKEGASQSVNLQVADFLGSFSPPEQYDIGLDKGTFDAVSLDPSGSEEKRRQYIQSLCRILKPNGRFIITSCNWTKDELLQQFGDEFELTDELPTPAFSFGGHSGHSVTALVFRKKS